In a single window of the Cucumis melo cultivar AY chromosome 11, USDA_Cmelo_AY_1.0, whole genome shotgun sequence genome:
- the LOC103498921 gene encoding pre-mRNA-processing factor 39-1 isoform X1 has translation MGDSETVVAQTSEAMGYASAGYVSSGYADSSTNVIPHPGAFQSVITGDFSVSRTSADMGDGNAYVTDPNSVQQGNHVVEVDEMKADVVVTDHSQNAAVSENSAMETAPLVGHDSSVNGSVATESVNASSVENGNVVENANEAPEEQHFVDGSVPPLSAEEDRLWNIVRANSLDFNSWTSLIEETEKVAEDNILKIRRVYDAFLAEFPLCYGYWKKYADHEARFGSTDKVVEVYERAVHGVTYSVDIWLHYCIFTLGTYGDPETIRRLFERGLAYVGTDYLSFPLWDKYIEYEYMQQEWGRLAMIYTRILENPNQQLDRYFNSFKELAASRPLSELKSSEEAVVDVQSEAGDQVNGEEGHPEASEPSSKTVSAGLTEAEELEKYIAIREEIYKKAKEFDSKIIGFETAIRRPYFHVRPLNVAELDNWHSYLDFIEQEGDLNKVVKLYERCVIACANYPEYWIRYILCMQASDSMDLANNALARASQVFVKRRPEIHLFAARFKEQNGDITGARASYQLVHSEISPGLLEAIIKHANMEHRLGNLEDAYSVYEQAIAIERGKEHSRALPLLYAQYSRFQNLVCKNEGKAREILDKAVEHGELSKPLIEALIHFEAIQSTTKRIDYLDSLVEKVIVPNTENATVVSASMREELSSIFLEFLNLFGDVQSIKKAEDRHVKLFISHKSTSELKKRLADDYLASEKAKMAKSYPSVASPAQSLMGVYPTGQNQWAASYGVQPQAWPPVAQAQGQQWAPGYTQSASYSGYGSTYTNPQVSTSVSQASTYATYPPTYPAQQQAYSAQTYAQPTAQATVAPSQQTASVAQPYYGSYYMNG, from the exons ATGGGGGACAGTGAAACTGTAGTTGCTCAAACATCTGAAGCCATGGGATATGCATCTGCTGGATATGTTTCGAGTGGCTATGCAGATAGCAGTACAAATGTAATTCCTCATCCTGGTGCTTTTCAATCTGTGATCACTGGAGACTTTTCTGTTTCACGTACCTCTGCAGATATGGGCGATGGTAATGCGTATGTTACGGATCCCAATTCTGTTCAGCAAGGAAATCATGTTGTTGAGGTGGACGAGATGAAGGCAGATGTGGTAGTGACCGACCATAGTCAGAATGCTGCTGTATCAGAAAATTCAGCAATGGAAACGGCACCGTTAGTTGGTCACGATTCTTCTGTTAATGGAAGTGTTGCTACTGAATCAGTCAATGCCTCATCAGTTGAGAATGGAAATGTTGTTGAGAATGCCAACGAGGCTCCTGAAGAACAGCACTTTGTTGATGGTTCTG TACCTCCACTATCTGCTGAGGAAGATAGACTGTGGAACATTGTGAGGGCCAATTCTTTAGATTTTAATTCATGGACTTCTTTGATTGAAGAGACAGAGAAGGTGGCAGAG GACAACATACTCAAAATCCGGAGAGTTTACGATGCGTTTTTAGCAGAATTTCCTTTATGCTATGGTTATTGGAAGAAGTATGCAGACCATGAGGCACGTTTTGGATCTACCGACAAAGTTGTTGAGGTGTATGAACGAGCAGTACATGGGGTTACTTACTCAGTTGATATTTGGCTACATTACTGCATATTCACGCTTGGTACATATGGAGATCCAGAGACCATCAGAAG GCTTTTTGAGAGAGGATTAGCTTATGTTGGGACAGATTACCTCTCCTTTCCACTTTGGGATAAATATATTGAATATGAGTACATGCAGCAGGAATGGGGTCGCCTTGCCATGATATACACACGCATACTGGAAAATCCAAATCAACAGTTGGATCGTTATTTCAATAG TTTTAAGGAGTTGGCTGCTAGTCGACCATTGTCAGAATTGAAGAGTTCTGAGGAGGCTGTAGTGGATGTGCAATCAGAGGCTGGTGATCAAGTAAATGGGGAAGAAGGTCATCCTGAAGCTTCAGAACCATCATCTAAAACTGTAAGTGCTGGCTTAACAGAAGCAGAGGAGTTGGAGAAGTATATCGCCATTAGAGAAGAAATCTATAAGAAAGCTAAAGAGTTCGATTCTAAGATCATTGGTTTTGAAACAGCTATCAGAAGGCCCTACTTTCATGTTCGGCCACTAAATGTTGCAGAGCTTGACAATTGGCATAGTTACCTGGATTTTATAGAGCAAGAAGGAGACTTAAATAAG GTGGTGAAATTGTACGAGAGATGTGTGATTGCTTGTGCCAACTATCCTGAGTACTGGATACGGTATATTTTGTGCATGCAAGCAAGTGATAGTATGGATCTTGCCAATAATGCCCTTGCTCGGGCAAGCCAAGTTTTTGTCAAG AGGCGACCAGAGATTCATTTATTTGCTGCCCGGTTCAAGGAGCAAAATGGAGACATTACTGGTGCTCGTGCGTCCTATCAACTTGTGCATAGTGAAATTTCACCTGGCCTTCTTGAAGCAATTATTAAGCATGCTAATATGGAACATCGTTTG GGAAACCTGGAAGATGCATACTCTGTATATGAACAGGCTATTGCTATTGAACGAGGGAAAGAACATTCTCGTGCATTACCACTGTTATATGCTCAGTACTCAAGGTTTCAGAACTTG GTATGTAAGAATGAAGGAAAAGCTAGAGAAATTCTGGATAAGGCAGTTGAGCATGGTGAATTGTCCAAACCACTTATTGAG GCCTTGATACATTTTGAGGCAATTCAGTCTACGACAAAGAGAATTGATTATTTAGATTCATTAGTTGAAAAGGTCATAGTGCCCAACACAGAGAATGCGACAGTCGTGAGTGCTTCAATGAGGGAGGAGTTATCGAGCATTTTCTTGGAG TTTCTGAATCTCTTTGGAGATGTTCAGTCAATCAAGAAGGCTGAGGACAGACATGTAAAGCTATTCATTTCACATAAGAGTACATCAGAACTGAAAAAACGCCTTGCGGATGATTATTTAGCCTCTGAAAAAGCAAAAATGGCCAAATCCTATCCTAGTGTGGCTTCACCAGCACAATCTTTGATGGGTGTTTATCCAACTGGTCAAAATCAATGGGCAGCTAGCTATGGAGTACAACCACAAGCTTGGCCTCCTGTCGCTCAAGCACAGGGTCAACAATGGGCACCGGGTTATACTCAATCG GCCTCGTATAGTGGGTATGGAAGCACATACACGAATCCACAAGTGTCAACATCGGTGTCACAAGCCTCCACTTACGCCACGTATCCTCCTACATACCCTGCCCAG CAGCAGGCGTATTCTGCTCAGACTTATGCCCAACCAACTGCGCAAGCAACAGTAGCACCATCACAGCAGACGGCTTCAGTCGCTCAGCCGTATTACGGGAGTTACTATATGAATGGATGA
- the LOC103498921 gene encoding pre-mRNA-processing factor 39-1 isoform X2 produces MGDSETVVAQTSEAMGYASAGYVSSGYADSSTNVIPHPGAFQSVITGDFSVSRTSADMGDGNAYVTDPNSVQQGNHVVEVDEMKADVVVTDHSQNAAVSENSAMETAPLVGHDSSVNGSVATESVNASSVENGNVVENANEAPEEQHFVDGSVPPLSAEEDRLWNIVRANSLDFNSWTSLIEETEKVAEDNILKIRRVYDAFLAEFPLCYGYWKKYADHEARFGSTDKVVEVYERAVHGVTYSVDIWLHYCIFTLGTYGDPETIRRLFERGLAYVGTDYLSFPLWDKYIEYEYMQQEWGRLAMIYTRILENPNQQLDRYFNSFKELAASRPLSELKSSEEAVVDVQSEAGDQVNGEEGHPEASEPSSKTVSAGLTEAEELEKYIAIREEIYKKAKEFDSKIIGFETAIRRPYFHVRPLNVAELDNWHSYLDFIEQEGDLNKVVKLYERCVIACANYPEYWIRYILCMQASDSMDLANNALARASQVFVKRRPEIHLFAARFKEQNGDITGARASYQLVHSEISPGLLEAIIKHANMEHRLGNLEDAYSVYEQAIAIERGKEHSRALPLLYAQYSRFQNLVCKNEGKAREILDKAVEHGELSKPLIEALIHFEAIQSTTKRIDYLDSLVEKVIVPNTENATVVSASMREELSSIFLEFLNLFGDVQSIKKAEDRHVKLFISHKSTSELKKRLADDYLASEKAKMAKSYPSVASPAQSLMGVYPTGQNQWAASYGVQPQAWPPVAQAQGQQWAPGYTQSASYSGYGSTYTNPQVSTSVSQASTYATYPPTYPAQQAYSAQTYAQPTAQATVAPSQQTASVAQPYYGSYYMNG; encoded by the exons ATGGGGGACAGTGAAACTGTAGTTGCTCAAACATCTGAAGCCATGGGATATGCATCTGCTGGATATGTTTCGAGTGGCTATGCAGATAGCAGTACAAATGTAATTCCTCATCCTGGTGCTTTTCAATCTGTGATCACTGGAGACTTTTCTGTTTCACGTACCTCTGCAGATATGGGCGATGGTAATGCGTATGTTACGGATCCCAATTCTGTTCAGCAAGGAAATCATGTTGTTGAGGTGGACGAGATGAAGGCAGATGTGGTAGTGACCGACCATAGTCAGAATGCTGCTGTATCAGAAAATTCAGCAATGGAAACGGCACCGTTAGTTGGTCACGATTCTTCTGTTAATGGAAGTGTTGCTACTGAATCAGTCAATGCCTCATCAGTTGAGAATGGAAATGTTGTTGAGAATGCCAACGAGGCTCCTGAAGAACAGCACTTTGTTGATGGTTCTG TACCTCCACTATCTGCTGAGGAAGATAGACTGTGGAACATTGTGAGGGCCAATTCTTTAGATTTTAATTCATGGACTTCTTTGATTGAAGAGACAGAGAAGGTGGCAGAG GACAACATACTCAAAATCCGGAGAGTTTACGATGCGTTTTTAGCAGAATTTCCTTTATGCTATGGTTATTGGAAGAAGTATGCAGACCATGAGGCACGTTTTGGATCTACCGACAAAGTTGTTGAGGTGTATGAACGAGCAGTACATGGGGTTACTTACTCAGTTGATATTTGGCTACATTACTGCATATTCACGCTTGGTACATATGGAGATCCAGAGACCATCAGAAG GCTTTTTGAGAGAGGATTAGCTTATGTTGGGACAGATTACCTCTCCTTTCCACTTTGGGATAAATATATTGAATATGAGTACATGCAGCAGGAATGGGGTCGCCTTGCCATGATATACACACGCATACTGGAAAATCCAAATCAACAGTTGGATCGTTATTTCAATAG TTTTAAGGAGTTGGCTGCTAGTCGACCATTGTCAGAATTGAAGAGTTCTGAGGAGGCTGTAGTGGATGTGCAATCAGAGGCTGGTGATCAAGTAAATGGGGAAGAAGGTCATCCTGAAGCTTCAGAACCATCATCTAAAACTGTAAGTGCTGGCTTAACAGAAGCAGAGGAGTTGGAGAAGTATATCGCCATTAGAGAAGAAATCTATAAGAAAGCTAAAGAGTTCGATTCTAAGATCATTGGTTTTGAAACAGCTATCAGAAGGCCCTACTTTCATGTTCGGCCACTAAATGTTGCAGAGCTTGACAATTGGCATAGTTACCTGGATTTTATAGAGCAAGAAGGAGACTTAAATAAG GTGGTGAAATTGTACGAGAGATGTGTGATTGCTTGTGCCAACTATCCTGAGTACTGGATACGGTATATTTTGTGCATGCAAGCAAGTGATAGTATGGATCTTGCCAATAATGCCCTTGCTCGGGCAAGCCAAGTTTTTGTCAAG AGGCGACCAGAGATTCATTTATTTGCTGCCCGGTTCAAGGAGCAAAATGGAGACATTACTGGTGCTCGTGCGTCCTATCAACTTGTGCATAGTGAAATTTCACCTGGCCTTCTTGAAGCAATTATTAAGCATGCTAATATGGAACATCGTTTG GGAAACCTGGAAGATGCATACTCTGTATATGAACAGGCTATTGCTATTGAACGAGGGAAAGAACATTCTCGTGCATTACCACTGTTATATGCTCAGTACTCAAGGTTTCAGAACTTG GTATGTAAGAATGAAGGAAAAGCTAGAGAAATTCTGGATAAGGCAGTTGAGCATGGTGAATTGTCCAAACCACTTATTGAG GCCTTGATACATTTTGAGGCAATTCAGTCTACGACAAAGAGAATTGATTATTTAGATTCATTAGTTGAAAAGGTCATAGTGCCCAACACAGAGAATGCGACAGTCGTGAGTGCTTCAATGAGGGAGGAGTTATCGAGCATTTTCTTGGAG TTTCTGAATCTCTTTGGAGATGTTCAGTCAATCAAGAAGGCTGAGGACAGACATGTAAAGCTATTCATTTCACATAAGAGTACATCAGAACTGAAAAAACGCCTTGCGGATGATTATTTAGCCTCTGAAAAAGCAAAAATGGCCAAATCCTATCCTAGTGTGGCTTCACCAGCACAATCTTTGATGGGTGTTTATCCAACTGGTCAAAATCAATGGGCAGCTAGCTATGGAGTACAACCACAAGCTTGGCCTCCTGTCGCTCAAGCACAGGGTCAACAATGGGCACCGGGTTATACTCAATCG GCCTCGTATAGTGGGTATGGAAGCACATACACGAATCCACAAGTGTCAACATCGGTGTCACAAGCCTCCACTTACGCCACGTATCCTCCTACATACCCTGCCCAG CAGGCGTATTCTGCTCAGACTTATGCCCAACCAACTGCGCAAGCAACAGTAGCACCATCACAGCAGACGGCTTCAGTCGCTCAGCCGTATTACGGGAGTTACTATATGAATGGATGA
- the LOC103498921 gene encoding pre-mRNA-processing factor 39-1 isoform X3, protein MGDGNAYVTDPNSVQQGNHVVEVDEMKADVVVTDHSQNAAVSENSAMETAPLVGHDSSVNGSVATESVNASSVENGNVVENANEAPEEQHFVDGSVPPLSAEEDRLWNIVRANSLDFNSWTSLIEETEKVAEDNILKIRRVYDAFLAEFPLCYGYWKKYADHEARFGSTDKVVEVYERAVHGVTYSVDIWLHYCIFTLGTYGDPETIRRLFERGLAYVGTDYLSFPLWDKYIEYEYMQQEWGRLAMIYTRILENPNQQLDRYFNSFKELAASRPLSELKSSEEAVVDVQSEAGDQVNGEEGHPEASEPSSKTVSAGLTEAEELEKYIAIREEIYKKAKEFDSKIIGFETAIRRPYFHVRPLNVAELDNWHSYLDFIEQEGDLNKVVKLYERCVIACANYPEYWIRYILCMQASDSMDLANNALARASQVFVKRRPEIHLFAARFKEQNGDITGARASYQLVHSEISPGLLEAIIKHANMEHRLGNLEDAYSVYEQAIAIERGKEHSRALPLLYAQYSRFQNLVCKNEGKAREILDKAVEHGELSKPLIEALIHFEAIQSTTKRIDYLDSLVEKVIVPNTENATVVSASMREELSSIFLEFLNLFGDVQSIKKAEDRHVKLFISHKSTSELKKRLADDYLASEKAKMAKSYPSVASPAQSLMGVYPTGQNQWAASYGVQPQAWPPVAQAQGQQWAPGYTQSASYSGYGSTYTNPQVSTSVSQASTYATYPPTYPAQQQAYSAQTYAQPTAQATVAPSQQTASVAQPYYGSYYMNG, encoded by the exons ATGGGCGATGGTAATGCGTATGTTACGGATCCCAATTCTGTTCAGCAAGGAAATCATGTTGTTGAGGTGGACGAGATGAAGGCAGATGTGGTAGTGACCGACCATAGTCAGAATGCTGCTGTATCAGAAAATTCAGCAATGGAAACGGCACCGTTAGTTGGTCACGATTCTTCTGTTAATGGAAGTGTTGCTACTGAATCAGTCAATGCCTCATCAGTTGAGAATGGAAATGTTGTTGAGAATGCCAACGAGGCTCCTGAAGAACAGCACTTTGTTGATGGTTCTG TACCTCCACTATCTGCTGAGGAAGATAGACTGTGGAACATTGTGAGGGCCAATTCTTTAGATTTTAATTCATGGACTTCTTTGATTGAAGAGACAGAGAAGGTGGCAGAG GACAACATACTCAAAATCCGGAGAGTTTACGATGCGTTTTTAGCAGAATTTCCTTTATGCTATGGTTATTGGAAGAAGTATGCAGACCATGAGGCACGTTTTGGATCTACCGACAAAGTTGTTGAGGTGTATGAACGAGCAGTACATGGGGTTACTTACTCAGTTGATATTTGGCTACATTACTGCATATTCACGCTTGGTACATATGGAGATCCAGAGACCATCAGAAG GCTTTTTGAGAGAGGATTAGCTTATGTTGGGACAGATTACCTCTCCTTTCCACTTTGGGATAAATATATTGAATATGAGTACATGCAGCAGGAATGGGGTCGCCTTGCCATGATATACACACGCATACTGGAAAATCCAAATCAACAGTTGGATCGTTATTTCAATAG TTTTAAGGAGTTGGCTGCTAGTCGACCATTGTCAGAATTGAAGAGTTCTGAGGAGGCTGTAGTGGATGTGCAATCAGAGGCTGGTGATCAAGTAAATGGGGAAGAAGGTCATCCTGAAGCTTCAGAACCATCATCTAAAACTGTAAGTGCTGGCTTAACAGAAGCAGAGGAGTTGGAGAAGTATATCGCCATTAGAGAAGAAATCTATAAGAAAGCTAAAGAGTTCGATTCTAAGATCATTGGTTTTGAAACAGCTATCAGAAGGCCCTACTTTCATGTTCGGCCACTAAATGTTGCAGAGCTTGACAATTGGCATAGTTACCTGGATTTTATAGAGCAAGAAGGAGACTTAAATAAG GTGGTGAAATTGTACGAGAGATGTGTGATTGCTTGTGCCAACTATCCTGAGTACTGGATACGGTATATTTTGTGCATGCAAGCAAGTGATAGTATGGATCTTGCCAATAATGCCCTTGCTCGGGCAAGCCAAGTTTTTGTCAAG AGGCGACCAGAGATTCATTTATTTGCTGCCCGGTTCAAGGAGCAAAATGGAGACATTACTGGTGCTCGTGCGTCCTATCAACTTGTGCATAGTGAAATTTCACCTGGCCTTCTTGAAGCAATTATTAAGCATGCTAATATGGAACATCGTTTG GGAAACCTGGAAGATGCATACTCTGTATATGAACAGGCTATTGCTATTGAACGAGGGAAAGAACATTCTCGTGCATTACCACTGTTATATGCTCAGTACTCAAGGTTTCAGAACTTG GTATGTAAGAATGAAGGAAAAGCTAGAGAAATTCTGGATAAGGCAGTTGAGCATGGTGAATTGTCCAAACCACTTATTGAG GCCTTGATACATTTTGAGGCAATTCAGTCTACGACAAAGAGAATTGATTATTTAGATTCATTAGTTGAAAAGGTCATAGTGCCCAACACAGAGAATGCGACAGTCGTGAGTGCTTCAATGAGGGAGGAGTTATCGAGCATTTTCTTGGAG TTTCTGAATCTCTTTGGAGATGTTCAGTCAATCAAGAAGGCTGAGGACAGACATGTAAAGCTATTCATTTCACATAAGAGTACATCAGAACTGAAAAAACGCCTTGCGGATGATTATTTAGCCTCTGAAAAAGCAAAAATGGCCAAATCCTATCCTAGTGTGGCTTCACCAGCACAATCTTTGATGGGTGTTTATCCAACTGGTCAAAATCAATGGGCAGCTAGCTATGGAGTACAACCACAAGCTTGGCCTCCTGTCGCTCAAGCACAGGGTCAACAATGGGCACCGGGTTATACTCAATCG GCCTCGTATAGTGGGTATGGAAGCACATACACGAATCCACAAGTGTCAACATCGGTGTCACAAGCCTCCACTTACGCCACGTATCCTCCTACATACCCTGCCCAG CAGCAGGCGTATTCTGCTCAGACTTATGCCCAACCAACTGCGCAAGCAACAGTAGCACCATCACAGCAGACGGCTTCAGTCGCTCAGCCGTATTACGGGAGTTACTATATGAATGGATGA
- the LOC103498921 gene encoding pre-mRNA-processing factor 39-1 isoform X4: MGDGNAYVTDPNSVQQGNHVVEVDEMKADVVVTDHSQNAAVSENSAMETAPLVGHDSSVNGSVATESVNASSVENGNVVENANEAPEEQHFVDGSVPPLSAEEDRLWNIVRANSLDFNSWTSLIEETEKVAEDNILKIRRVYDAFLAEFPLCYGYWKKYADHEARFGSTDKVVEVYERAVHGVTYSVDIWLHYCIFTLGTYGDPETIRRLFERGLAYVGTDYLSFPLWDKYIEYEYMQQEWGRLAMIYTRILENPNQQLDRYFNSFKELAASRPLSELKSSEEAVVDVQSEAGDQVNGEEGHPEASEPSSKTVSAGLTEAEELEKYIAIREEIYKKAKEFDSKIIGFETAIRRPYFHVRPLNVAELDNWHSYLDFIEQEGDLNKVVKLYERCVIACANYPEYWIRYILCMQASDSMDLANNALARASQVFVKRRPEIHLFAARFKEQNGDITGARASYQLVHSEISPGLLEAIIKHANMEHRLGNLEDAYSVYEQAIAIERGKEHSRALPLLYAQYSRFQNLVCKNEGKAREILDKAVEHGELSKPLIEALIHFEAIQSTTKRIDYLDSLVEKVIVPNTENATVVSASMREELSSIFLEFLNLFGDVQSIKKAEDRHVKLFISHKSTSELKKRLADDYLASEKAKMAKSYPSVASPAQSLMGVYPTGQNQWAASYGVQPQAWPPVAQAQGQQWAPGYTQSASYSGYGSTYTNPQVSTSVSQASTYATYPPTYPAQQAYSAQTYAQPTAQATVAPSQQTASVAQPYYGSYYMNG, translated from the exons ATGGGCGATGGTAATGCGTATGTTACGGATCCCAATTCTGTTCAGCAAGGAAATCATGTTGTTGAGGTGGACGAGATGAAGGCAGATGTGGTAGTGACCGACCATAGTCAGAATGCTGCTGTATCAGAAAATTCAGCAATGGAAACGGCACCGTTAGTTGGTCACGATTCTTCTGTTAATGGAAGTGTTGCTACTGAATCAGTCAATGCCTCATCAGTTGAGAATGGAAATGTTGTTGAGAATGCCAACGAGGCTCCTGAAGAACAGCACTTTGTTGATGGTTCTG TACCTCCACTATCTGCTGAGGAAGATAGACTGTGGAACATTGTGAGGGCCAATTCTTTAGATTTTAATTCATGGACTTCTTTGATTGAAGAGACAGAGAAGGTGGCAGAG GACAACATACTCAAAATCCGGAGAGTTTACGATGCGTTTTTAGCAGAATTTCCTTTATGCTATGGTTATTGGAAGAAGTATGCAGACCATGAGGCACGTTTTGGATCTACCGACAAAGTTGTTGAGGTGTATGAACGAGCAGTACATGGGGTTACTTACTCAGTTGATATTTGGCTACATTACTGCATATTCACGCTTGGTACATATGGAGATCCAGAGACCATCAGAAG GCTTTTTGAGAGAGGATTAGCTTATGTTGGGACAGATTACCTCTCCTTTCCACTTTGGGATAAATATATTGAATATGAGTACATGCAGCAGGAATGGGGTCGCCTTGCCATGATATACACACGCATACTGGAAAATCCAAATCAACAGTTGGATCGTTATTTCAATAG TTTTAAGGAGTTGGCTGCTAGTCGACCATTGTCAGAATTGAAGAGTTCTGAGGAGGCTGTAGTGGATGTGCAATCAGAGGCTGGTGATCAAGTAAATGGGGAAGAAGGTCATCCTGAAGCTTCAGAACCATCATCTAAAACTGTAAGTGCTGGCTTAACAGAAGCAGAGGAGTTGGAGAAGTATATCGCCATTAGAGAAGAAATCTATAAGAAAGCTAAAGAGTTCGATTCTAAGATCATTGGTTTTGAAACAGCTATCAGAAGGCCCTACTTTCATGTTCGGCCACTAAATGTTGCAGAGCTTGACAATTGGCATAGTTACCTGGATTTTATAGAGCAAGAAGGAGACTTAAATAAG GTGGTGAAATTGTACGAGAGATGTGTGATTGCTTGTGCCAACTATCCTGAGTACTGGATACGGTATATTTTGTGCATGCAAGCAAGTGATAGTATGGATCTTGCCAATAATGCCCTTGCTCGGGCAAGCCAAGTTTTTGTCAAG AGGCGACCAGAGATTCATTTATTTGCTGCCCGGTTCAAGGAGCAAAATGGAGACATTACTGGTGCTCGTGCGTCCTATCAACTTGTGCATAGTGAAATTTCACCTGGCCTTCTTGAAGCAATTATTAAGCATGCTAATATGGAACATCGTTTG GGAAACCTGGAAGATGCATACTCTGTATATGAACAGGCTATTGCTATTGAACGAGGGAAAGAACATTCTCGTGCATTACCACTGTTATATGCTCAGTACTCAAGGTTTCAGAACTTG GTATGTAAGAATGAAGGAAAAGCTAGAGAAATTCTGGATAAGGCAGTTGAGCATGGTGAATTGTCCAAACCACTTATTGAG GCCTTGATACATTTTGAGGCAATTCAGTCTACGACAAAGAGAATTGATTATTTAGATTCATTAGTTGAAAAGGTCATAGTGCCCAACACAGAGAATGCGACAGTCGTGAGTGCTTCAATGAGGGAGGAGTTATCGAGCATTTTCTTGGAG TTTCTGAATCTCTTTGGAGATGTTCAGTCAATCAAGAAGGCTGAGGACAGACATGTAAAGCTATTCATTTCACATAAGAGTACATCAGAACTGAAAAAACGCCTTGCGGATGATTATTTAGCCTCTGAAAAAGCAAAAATGGCCAAATCCTATCCTAGTGTGGCTTCACCAGCACAATCTTTGATGGGTGTTTATCCAACTGGTCAAAATCAATGGGCAGCTAGCTATGGAGTACAACCACAAGCTTGGCCTCCTGTCGCTCAAGCACAGGGTCAACAATGGGCACCGGGTTATACTCAATCG GCCTCGTATAGTGGGTATGGAAGCACATACACGAATCCACAAGTGTCAACATCGGTGTCACAAGCCTCCACTTACGCCACGTATCCTCCTACATACCCTGCCCAG CAGGCGTATTCTGCTCAGACTTATGCCCAACCAACTGCGCAAGCAACAGTAGCACCATCACAGCAGACGGCTTCAGTCGCTCAGCCGTATTACGGGAGTTACTATATGAATGGATGA
- the LOC103498922 gene encoding nuclear transport factor 2 yields MAAYSGSVSAVQVGSYFVEQYYHVLRQQPDLVHQFYSEASSMIRVDGDSSETASTMLQIHTLIMSLNFTAFSIKTINSMDSWNGGILVVVSGSAKSKEFNGMRKFVQTFFLAPQEKGYFVLNDIFHFIEEEEIVQHNPLPVISENKFEADLNAPSSIPEPPVSDYVLEENAREYVDSVHIEDDPVDKYSLPEQQQQEEFESEVVVEEAPVEDLVASHQNVVNSVQEPISAVNDEPIGEPEKKTYASILRAARAEAAQSAIPQPSFYPSAPATSDWNHIPEPAPQHVNPAPSYAPEPVPDTIEEGFGVEDEGEPKSVYVRNLPPSVTEAEIEQEFKDFGRILPDGVFIRSRKEIGVCYAFVEFEDILGVQNALKASPIQIGGRQVYIEERRPNSSGARGGRRGRGRGSYQSDAPRGRFGSRSLGRGSSQDGSDYGRLRGNGFPQRGYHKVQ; encoded by the exons ATGGCAGCTTATTCTGGATCTGTCAGCGCTGTCCag GTTGGGTCTTACTTTGTGGAGCAGTACTATCATGTTCTTCGGCAACAACCTGACCTTGTTCACCAATTTTACTCTGAAGCTAGCTCCATGATTCGGGTTGATGGGGATTCCTCTGAGACTGCTTCCACAATGCTG CAAATACATACACTTATCATGTCGCTAAATTTCACTGCGTTTTCAATCAAGACGATCAACTCAATGGATTCTTGGAATGGTGGTATTCTAGTAGTGGTTTCAGGTTCTGCAAAGTCAAAGGAGTTTAATGGGATGAGGAAGTTTGTGCAGACATTTTTTCTCGCTCCTCAAGAGAAGGGTTACTTTGTTCTCAATGACATATTCCATTTCATCGAGGAGGAGGAGATAGTTCAGCACAACCCGTTGCCTGTAATATCAGAAAATAAATTTGAAGCTGACCTAAATGCTCCCAGCTCCATTCCAGAGCCACCAG TTTCCGACTATGTTTTGGAGGAGAATGCGAGAGAGTATGTGGACTCGGTTCATATAGAAGATGATCCAGTCGATAAATACAGCCTTCCTGAGCAACAGCAACAAGAAGAATTTGAATCTGAAGTTGTTGTGGAGGAGGCTCCTGTGGAGGATTTGGTTGCTTCTCATCAAAATGTGGTTAACAGTGTTCAGGAGCCTATTTCTGCAGTGAATGATGAACCCATTGGAGAACCAGAAAAGAAAACTTATGCTTCCATT TTGAGAGCTGCTAGAGCAGAAGCTGCACAATCAGCTATTCCACAACCATCATTTTATCCAAGTGCTCCGGCTACTTCTGACTGGAACCACATTCCAGAACCAGCCCCTCAACACGTAAACCCTGCACCATCATATGCTCCCGAACCTGTACCAGATACAATAGAAGAAGGTTTTGGTGTGGAAGATGAAG GTGAACCAAAATCTGTCTATGTTAGAAACTTGCCGCCCTCTGTTACTGAAGCTGAAATTGAGCAAGAATTTAAAGATTTTGGTAGAATTCTTCCTGATGGTGTATTTATTAGGTCTCGAAAG GAGATTGGGGTTTGTTATGCTTTCGTTGAGTTTGAAGATATTCTTGGTGTTCAAAACGCTCTAAAG GCCTCTCCTATTCAAATAGGTGGAAGGCAAGTCTACATTGAAGAGCGGAGGCCAAACAGCAGCGGTGCTCGGGGAGGAA GAAGGGGAAGAGGGAGAGGTAGTTACCAGTCAGATGCCCCCAGGGGACGATTTGGTTCTCGTAGTTTGGGTCGAGGAAGCAGCCAGGATGGAAGTGACTACGGTCGGTTGAGAGGCAATGGTTTCCCTCAGCGGGGTTACCACAAGGTTCAATAG